A region from the Triticum urartu cultivar G1812 chromosome 1, Tu2.1, whole genome shotgun sequence genome encodes:
- the LOC125532845 gene encoding calcium-transporting ATPase 7, plasma membrane-type-like: MPNPRGGRLAEAGRRWRKALNVVRTLLRWLAPVRVLPLSASYVAIDMNDGNKPDADAATHIRYETPGADVRIDILGAAAHSFNFKSLVKEKRQCSFRRLGGAAEIAALLNSHPERGIDERVYDMRCRKAQHGENTYPESKPRGFFIHFRDAHRDVFLVALLACSVISLAFGIKEHRLREGCYDGTGIFLAVLLVSGLSAHSTHNQDKRAHNDASDSAKITVSRDAGTRVVLIFDVVVGDVVILHTGDTVPADGVFLNGHDLHVDETDITGEPQAIEINAENSPFLAAGVKVICGHGSMLVTAVGTNTSWGGPWSSLSTMSIHPEPLRTRVESIISTVTKVGQAATVVTVTVLAARHFTGSAAGKLPLLDKGVPLAVALMITFSMKRVLKDNALVHHLSALETMASVTVICICTGRLTHNEMKATNEACAKAGVAVKMLTADDIAASRAVATECGIISSNDTGDVTIITGPEFRNMPHARQVERVDEIRVIAMSGPLDKLVLEKRLKKKGHVLAEGTNDKSDEVITAIQSGRCMYNNFQKIIQFYLTVNIVATVVDFVAAITACDAPLSSVQLLWVNLAMGALGALALAADTPTDALMDGPPIARTAPLISDAMWRNLIAQAGFQIAVLLVLQHLAAQDNKGTVVFNVFMLFQVFNQFNVRGVEKKNAFAGVLKNKMFLVIITLMFVLQVVTMEVLTRFVGAKKLGLWQWGACVAVAAGSCTVGWAVKFIPVPVGSLTRLAF; this comes from the coding sequence ATGCCGAACCCACGGGGAGGCCGGCTTGCGGAGGCGGGTCGGCGATGGCGCAAGGCGTTGAACGTCGTCCGGACGCTACTCCGCTGGCTCGCGCCCGTCCGCGTCCTGCCGCTGAGCGCCTCCTACGTTGCCATCGACATGAACGACGGCAATAAGCCCGACGCTGACGCTGCCACCCACATCCGCTACGAGACCCCCGGCGCGGACGTTCGCATCGACATCCTCGGCGCGGCCGCCCACTCCTTCAACTTCAAGTCCCTGGTCAAGGAGAAGCGTCAGTGCAGCTTCCGCCGCCTCGGCGGCGCCGCCGAGATCGCGGCCTTGCTCAATTCCCACCCGGAGCGGGGCATCGACGAGCGCGTCTACGACATGCGCTGCCGCAAGGCCCAACACGGCGAGAACACCTACCCCGAGTCCAAGCCCAGGGGCTTCTTCATCCACTTTAGGGACGCGCACAGGGACGTTTTCCTCGTCGCGCTCCTCGCCTGCTCCGTCATCTCCCTCGCCTTCGGCATCAAGGAGCACCGCCTCAGGGAAGGCTGCTACGACGGCACCGGCATCTTCCTGGCCGTGCTCCTTGTCTCCGGCCTATCCGCCCACAGCACTCACAATCAGGACAAGCGGGCCCACAACGACGCCAGCGATTCCGCCAAGATCACCGTCAGCCGCGACGCCGGGACGCGCGTCGTCCTCATATTCGACGTCGTCGTGGGCGACGTGGTCATACTCCACACTGGTGACACCGTGCCGGCGGACGGGGTGTTCTTGAATGGACACGATCTGCATGTGGACGAGACGGACATTACCGGCGAGCCCCAGGCGATCGAGATCAACGCCGAGAACAGCCCCTTCCTCGCCGCCGGCGTTAAGGTTATCTGCGGCCACGGCTCGATGCTCGTGACCGCCGTCGGCACCAACACCTCATGGGGCGGGCCTTGGAGCAGCCTGTCAACGATGAGCATCCACCCGGAGCCGCTACGGACTCGCGTAGAGAGTATCATTTCGACCGTCACCAAGGTCGGCCAAGCCGCCACGGTTGTCACCGTCACCGTGCTCGCCGCGCGCCACTTCACCGGCAGCGCCGCGGGGAAGCTGCCGCTACTGGACAAGGGCGTCCCGCTCGCGGTGGCGCTGATGATCACCTTCTCCATGAAGCGGGTGCTCAAGGACAACGCGCTTGTGCACCATCTGTCGGCCTTGGAGACGATGGCGTCGGTCACAGTCATCTGCATCTGCACCGGAAGGCTCACGCACAACGAGATGAAGGCCACAAATGAAGCTTGCGCGAAGGCCGGCGTCGCCGTGAAGATGCTTACCGCCGACGACATCGCCGCGAGCCGCGCGGTCGCCACGGAGTGTGGCATCATATCCAGCAACGACACCGGCGACGTCACCATCATCACTGGGCCCGAGTTCCGGAACATGCCGCACGCGCGGCAGGTCGAGAGGGTGGACGAGATCCGCGTCATTGCGATGTCGGGGCCCCTGGACAAGCTGGTGCTGGAGAAGCGGCTGAAGAAGAAGGGCCACGTGCTGGCCGAGGGCACCAACGACAAGTCTGACGAGGTGATCACGGCCATCCAGTCAGGCCGCTGCATGTACAACAATTTCCAGAAGATCATCCAGTTCTACCTCACCGTCAACATCGTGGCCACCGTGGTCGACTTCGTGGCGGCCATCACCGCATGTGATGCTCCGCTGAGCTCGGTGCAGCTCCTGTGGGTGAACCTGGCCATGGGCGCCCTGGGCGCGCTGGCCCTGGCGGCGGACACGCCCACGGACGCGCTCATGGACGGCCCGCCCATCGCCCGCACGGCCCCGCTCATCAGCGACGCCATGTGGCGCAACCTCATCGCGCAGGCGGGCTTTCAGATCGCCGTTCTGCTGGTGCTCCAGCACCTCGCCGCCCAAGACAACAAGGGCACCGTTGTCTTCAACGTGTTCATGCTCTTTCAGGTGTTCAACCAGTTCAACGTGCGCGGCGTCGAGAAGAAGAACGCCTTCGCCGGGGTGCTCAAGAACAAGATGTTCCTCGTCATCATCACCCTCATGTTTGTGCTCCAGGTGGTGACCatggaggtgctcacgaggttcGTCGGCGCCAAGAAGCTCGGCTTGTGGCAGTGGGGTGCCTGCGTCGCCGTCGCGGCCGGGTCGTGCACCGTCGGCTGGGCCGTCAAGTTCATCCCCGTGCCGGTTGGCAGCTTGACACGCCTTGCATTCTAA